One window of the Chelonoidis abingdonii isolate Lonesome George chromosome 3, CheloAbing_2.0, whole genome shotgun sequence genome contains the following:
- the LOC116819114 gene encoding uncharacterized protein LOC116819114 isoform X5: MFVLRKVIERTGKGLGKYQILDFPKSHYALPAMLLLRKSMGYFGYQDAPGKIHLETMMKERPNHHVLLALYLLTSCSSCPPPSLSQEAMEPFYLYDIRAVTSNKTIGRIISPMAAQLCHLMIAAEWDGVNNERLADLEKAAEELAKATEELACVARRVAHESNDELLAGEMLPAAKSLLASGRSILLVAQKLHIQPDVQSHQEELIDSAKRVLMETVKILQLEDDAVVTRIIQAAQWLRDCLTALEFAGDIPALLAAFRDFSESLLLLNNLTERRIQELRDSPSQKYLAQTLQILRKCPPMLHAAKHSHLKHPQDQQVSGSKNYIFHLMDSTIKELISLLTNTTRNKELLERNGLFSQHLSQLLGFLFNPNPAHLAEGEFSFCVETVIFHCMLLANSSRPSIKLQLIKHCHHLLMLKKSISNYGSIMEELPSQSQLECNLEEKCHAMRVEVEILDQTMLTAVLCQILDTFTDINEPLKRLMEAALEPTTVQYSPAGEDGFLRKLQPLITAFFSHAHQMLKVANFVLARCTNLKIFKEIEDHVDCLNRLLPTVPLLLGEMSKDPNKINIQEQLQTFYQRWAWTTENLLACVDETISLPEFLDLSIQEMADHRQCCEQELESQNSGRFSWHAAHMTSRAARVIQVTNRFVDKVRDPIFKNGLLVLVKQLEISILEVRTATSHCLGGISCLQTRNAFSKRVKHLMDSTRNVREGLDESNHPDILSPFREQIRSLDIPKELCCFSAQDHVELRPPDVIKQSTNHNTELVEEFLSEQLPSATSPLEMLPRAGNLYPGRVDLHPVINELITAAKKHDITAVNIACFGLLELSNCCVDASQEALPIVKSPLLEKLTHYRRIVLLTPSVISLAREIGPNPVSRADRLLPTAVLLSEKICETNQCLVAVAGPWYSLVQQLFCMVAPADFLKSKQTLDEIMRTLATVVQLAADVAHTDCKEECTIVPKIQESFVRVQAKFTCAQTNTKHLLEKALSSDCFHSHQDHLEGICLLWSISIQVLLSAVDQLIGRDVLFLGKLRNTMKHKLHLRDVLAAVSESSLRIQEAARLSYLACAEHSVQRDILALREEVKVLTEALLQVVDVLAVSPVPATYLSIRAELLQRELAVRVKALLLLLTSTNQEYTRVIQNILILAWPPARAQGGDGMMVKQAGQIMANVQLVKTIIEDALENTAHLKMRESLLSLTDHLLLLTAELLGRAGEQLQSQQDKELVQLDYIAWEWSAKAHYVVTQLQSVKDIDKATLELVKQCLQNSESCAVANQCHGKAELSPAKIPSTKHQNLTHQANSANAWPTMSESRGLTARDAFEIMLLIDSPNDSHSTSSEQGKEATPAVLPEDAGQRQDDGNKMSQVTKEMATGMSHMARFLKRKGPITGKSSNSREEVLC; the protein is encoded by the exons CCAAGAAGCAATGGAGCCTTTTTATCTGTACGACATCAGGGCTGTAACCTCCAACAAAACCATTGGGAGAATTATTTCACCCATGGCAGCTCAACTTTGTCATTTAATGATAGCAGCCGAGTGGGATGGGGTGAATAACGAGCGCCTAGCTGATTTAGAAAAAGCTGCCGAAGAATTAGCCAAAGCTACTGAAGAACTTGCTTGTGTTGCAAGAAG GGTGGCTCATGAGTCCAATGAtgagctgctggctggggagatgCTGCCTGCTGCCAAATCTCTCCTCGCGTCTGGGAGAAGCATCTTACTGGTGGCCCAGAAACTTCATATTCAGCCAGACGTTCAGAGTCATCAGGAGGAACTGATTGATTCAGCAAAGAGAGTCTTAATGGAGACTGTGAAG ATCCTCCAGCTTGAAGATGATGCTGTAGTGACGAGGATTATCCAGGCCGCTCAGTGGCTTCGGGATTGCCTGACTGCACTCGAATTTGCAGGAGACATACCAGCCCTGCTGGCGGCTTTCCGTGATTTTTCAGAGTCCTTGCTCTTGCTGAACAATTTGACAGAAAGACGCATCCAAGAGCTCCGAGATTCTCCTTCTCAGAAGTATTTGGCCCAGACACTGCAGATCCTTAGGAAGTGTCCCCCAatgctgcatgctgcaaaacacaGTCACCTGAAGCACCCTCAGGACCAGCAAGTGAGTGGTTCCAAAAACTACATTTTCCATTTGATGGATAGCACCATAAAGGAACTGATTTCCTTGCTGACAAACACCACCAGAAACAAGGAACTGCTGGAAAGAAATGGGCTCTTTTCCCAGCACCTGAGCCAGCTGCTGGGCTTCCTTTTCAACCCAAACCCTGCTCACCTAGCTGAGGGCGAATTCAGTTTTTGTGTGGAAACAGTGATCTTCCACTGCATGCTTTTAGCTAACTCATCAAGGCCAAGTATTAAGCTGCAGTTGATAAAGCACTGCCATCATCTCCTAATGCTCAAGAAAAGCATTTCCAACTATGGCAGCATAATGGAGGAATTGCCATCACAAAGCCAGCTAGAATGTAACCTAGAAGAGAAATGTCATGCGATGAGAGTTGAGGTGGAGATTCTTGATCAAACCATGCTCACTGCTGTTTTGTGTCAGATTCTGGACactttcacagacattaacgaaCCCCTGAAAAGGTTAATGGAGGCTGCGCTGGAACCTACTACTGTGCAATATTCTCCTGCTGGAGAGGATGGATTTCTAAGAAAACTTCAGCCTCTTATTACTGCCTTCTTCAGTCATGCTCATCAGATGCTCAAAGTGGCAAATTTTGTTCTGGCCCGGTGCACCAACCTCAAAATCTTTAAAGAAATTGAAGATCATGTAGACTGTTTAAATAGACTCCTTCCCACGGTGCCTCTACTCCTCGGGGAAATGAGCAAAGATCCTAATAAGATTAACATCCAGGAACAATTACAAACCTTCTATCAAAGATGGGCTTGGACAACAGAAAACTTGTTAGCGTGTGTTGATGAGACAATCAGCTTGCCCGAATTCCTCGATCTGTCTATTCAGGAAATGGCCGATCACAGACAGTGTTGTGAACAAGAACTAGAGAGTCAGAACTCTGGAAGGTTTTCATGGCATGCTGCGCATATGACCAGCCGAGCTGCTCGCGTGATCCAAGTTACTAACAGATTTGTGGATAAAGTCAGAGATCCCATTTTCAAGAATGGTTTGTTAGTTTTAGTTAAGCAACTGGAAATCTCCATTCTGGAAGTGAGAACTGCTACTAGCCACTGTTTAGGAGGCATCTCTTGTCTACAAACTAGAAACGCATTTTCAAAGAGAGTAAAGCATCTGATGGACTCCACTCGAAATGTCAGAGAGGGGCTGGATGAGTCTAATCATCCAGATATTCTGAGTCCGTTTCGGGAACAAATTCGGAGCCTTGACATTCCAAAAGAGCTGTGTTGCTTTTCAGCCCAGGACCATGTAGAGCTCAGACCACCAGATGTCATAAAACAGAGCACTAATCACAATACTGAATTAGTGGAAGAATTTTTAAGTGAACAGCTTCCGTCAGCCACCTCTCCTCTTGAGATGCTTCCAAGAGCAGGTAACTTATACCCAGGAAGAGTGGATTTACATCCTGTGATCAATGAACTCATCACTGCAGCAAAGAAACATGACATTACTGCTGTAAACATTGCTTGCTTTGGTTTACTTGAACTTTCCAACTGTTGTGTAGATGCATCTCAGGAAGCCTTACCAATTGTCAAGTCGCCACTGCTGGAAAAGCTGACCCACTACAGAAGGATAGTTCTATTAACACCATCTGTTATTAGCTTAGCTAGGGAGATAGGTCCAAACCCAGTTTCCAGAGCAGACAGACTTCTTCCAACAGCTGTTTTGTTATCAGAGAAGATTTGTGAAACTAACCAATGCCTGGTGGCTGTGGCAGGCCCTTGGTACAGTCTAGTCCAGCAGTTATTCTGCATGGTAGCTCCAGCAGACTTTCTGAAGAGCAAACAAACTTTGGATGAGATAATGCGGACTTTAGCAACAGTTGTTCAGCTAGCGGCTGATGTTGCACATACAGATTGTAAAGAGGAGTGCACAATAGTTCCTAAGATTCAGGAAAGTTTTGTACGGGTCCAAGCAAAATTCACATGTGCTCAGACTAATACAAAGCATTTACTTGAAAAGGCACTGTCTTCTGACTGCTTCCATTCTCACCAGGACCATCTTGAGGGGATCTGCCTTCTTTGGTCTATCAGCATACAGGTGCTCCTGAGTGCTGTGGATCAGCTCATAGGACGAGATGTTTTGTTCTTAGGTAAATTAAGGAATACAATGAAGCACAAGCTTCACTTGCGCGATGTCCTGGCAGCTGTCTCTGAGAGCTCTTTGAGAATACAGGAGGCAGCGCGGCTATCCTATCTTGCCTGTGCTGAACACAGCGTGCAGCGTGACATCCTAGCGCTCCGGGAGGAGGTAAAGGTACTAACTGAAGCTCTGTTGCAAGTGGTGGATGTTCTGGCTGTCTCCCCAGTGCCTGCTACATACTTGTCCATTCGTGCTGAGCTGCTCCAACGAGAGCTTGCTGTTAGAGTGAAAGCACTTCTGCTCCTCCTGACCAGCACCAATCAGGAGTACACGAGGGTCATCCAAAACATCCTCATACTGGCCTGGCCTCCTGCGCGTGcccagggaggtgatggaatgATGGTTAAACAGGCAGGTCAGATAATGGCAAATGTCCAACTGGTCAAGACCATCATAGAAGATGCTTTGGAGAACACAGCTCATCTAAAAATGCGGGAAAGCCTGCTCTCCCTGACAGACCACCTTCTCCTCCTTACTGCTGAGCTGCTAGGAAGAGCTGGTGAGCAACTTCAAAGCCAGCAGGACAAGGAGCTGGTCCAACTAGACTACATTGCATGGGAGTGGTCTGCTAAAGCTCACTATGTGGTGACACAACTTCAGTCAGTGAAGGACATCGATAAAGCCACCTTGGAGCTCGTTAAGCAGTGTTTACAAAACAGCGAGTCATGTGCTGTTGCAAACCAATGTCATGGCAAAGCAGAGCTCTCCCCCGCCAAGATACCCAGCACCAAACACCAGAATCTCACACACCAAGCCAATTCAGCAAATGCCTGGCCTACCATGAGTGAATCCAGAGGTTTAACTGCCAGGGATGCATTTGAAATCATG CTCCTGATTGACTCTCCAAACGACTCCCACTCCACTAGCAGCGAGCAGGGCAAGGAAGCTACTCCTGCTGTCCTGCCCGAGGATGCTGGACAGCGGCAGGATGACGGCAATAAAATGTCCCAAGTCACCAAGGAAATGGCCACTGGGATGTCTCACATGGCACGGTTTCTAAAGAGGAAGGGACCAATAACG ggtaaaagcagcaacagcagggagGAAGTGCTCTGCTGA
- the LOC116819114 gene encoding uncharacterized protein LOC116819114 isoform X8, with the protein MFVLRKVIERTGKGLGKYQILDFPKSHYALPAMLLLRKSMGYFGYQDAPGKIHLETMMKERPNHHVLLALYLLTSCSSCPPPSLSQEAMEPFYLYDIRAVTSNKTIGRIISPMAAQLCHLMIAAEWDGVNNERLADLEKAAEELAKATEELACVARRVAHESNDELLAGEMLPAAKSLLASGRSILLVAQKLHIQPDVQSHQEELIDSAKRVLMETVKILQLEDDAVVTRIIQAAQWLRDCLTALEFAGDIPALLAAFRDFSESLLLLNNLTERRIQELRDSPSQKYLAQTLQILRKCPPMLHAAKHSHLKHPQDQQVSGSKNYIFHLMDSTIKELISLLTNTTRNKELLERNGLFSQHLSQLLGFLFNPNPAHLAEGEFSFCVETVIFHCMLLANSSRPSIKLQLIKHCHHLLMLKKSISNYGSIMEELPSQSQLECNLEEKCHAMRVEVEILDQTMLTAVLCQILDTFTDINEPLKRLMEAALEPTTVQYSPAGEDGFLRKLQPLITAFFSHAHQMLKVANFVLARCTNLKIFKEIEDHVDCLNRLLPTVPLLLGEMSKDPNKINIQEQLQTFYQRWAWTTENLLACVDETISLPEFLDLSIQEMADHRQCCEQELESQNSGRFSWHAAHMTSRAARVIQVTNRFVDKVRDPIFKNGLLVLVKQLEISILEVRTATSHCLGGISCLQTRNAFSKRVKHLMDSTRNVREGLDESNHPDILSPFREQIRSLDIPKELCCFSAQDHVELRPPDVIKQSTNHNTELVEEFLSEQLPSATSPLEMLPRAGNLYPGRVDLHPVINELITAAKKHDITAVNIACFGLLELSNCCVDASQEALPIVKSPLLEKLTHYRRIVLLTPSVISLAREIGPNPVSRADRLLPTAVLLSEKICETNQCLVAVAGPWYSLVQQLFCMVAPADFLKSKQTLDEIMRTLATVVQLAADVAHTDCKEECTIVPKIQESFVRVQAKFTCAQTNTKHLLEKALSSDCFHSHQDHLEGICLLWSISIQVLLSAVDQLIGRDVLFLGKLRNTMKHKLHLRDVLAAVSESSLRIQEAARLSYLACAEHSVQRDILALREEVKVLTEALLQVVDVLAVSPVPATYLSIRAELLQRELAVRVKALLLLLTSTNQEYTRVIQNILILAWPPARAQGGDGMMVKQAGQIMANVQLVKTIIEDALENTAHLKMRESLLSLTDHLLLLTAELLGRAGEQLQSQQDKELVQLDYIAWEWSAKAHYVVTQLQSVKDIDKATLELVKQCLQNSESCAVANQCHGKAELSPAKIPSTKHQNLTHQANSANAWPTMSESRGLTARDAFEIMGKSSNSREEVLC; encoded by the exons CCAAGAAGCAATGGAGCCTTTTTATCTGTACGACATCAGGGCTGTAACCTCCAACAAAACCATTGGGAGAATTATTTCACCCATGGCAGCTCAACTTTGTCATTTAATGATAGCAGCCGAGTGGGATGGGGTGAATAACGAGCGCCTAGCTGATTTAGAAAAAGCTGCCGAAGAATTAGCCAAAGCTACTGAAGAACTTGCTTGTGTTGCAAGAAG GGTGGCTCATGAGTCCAATGAtgagctgctggctggggagatgCTGCCTGCTGCCAAATCTCTCCTCGCGTCTGGGAGAAGCATCTTACTGGTGGCCCAGAAACTTCATATTCAGCCAGACGTTCAGAGTCATCAGGAGGAACTGATTGATTCAGCAAAGAGAGTCTTAATGGAGACTGTGAAG ATCCTCCAGCTTGAAGATGATGCTGTAGTGACGAGGATTATCCAGGCCGCTCAGTGGCTTCGGGATTGCCTGACTGCACTCGAATTTGCAGGAGACATACCAGCCCTGCTGGCGGCTTTCCGTGATTTTTCAGAGTCCTTGCTCTTGCTGAACAATTTGACAGAAAGACGCATCCAAGAGCTCCGAGATTCTCCTTCTCAGAAGTATTTGGCCCAGACACTGCAGATCCTTAGGAAGTGTCCCCCAatgctgcatgctgcaaaacacaGTCACCTGAAGCACCCTCAGGACCAGCAAGTGAGTGGTTCCAAAAACTACATTTTCCATTTGATGGATAGCACCATAAAGGAACTGATTTCCTTGCTGACAAACACCACCAGAAACAAGGAACTGCTGGAAAGAAATGGGCTCTTTTCCCAGCACCTGAGCCAGCTGCTGGGCTTCCTTTTCAACCCAAACCCTGCTCACCTAGCTGAGGGCGAATTCAGTTTTTGTGTGGAAACAGTGATCTTCCACTGCATGCTTTTAGCTAACTCATCAAGGCCAAGTATTAAGCTGCAGTTGATAAAGCACTGCCATCATCTCCTAATGCTCAAGAAAAGCATTTCCAACTATGGCAGCATAATGGAGGAATTGCCATCACAAAGCCAGCTAGAATGTAACCTAGAAGAGAAATGTCATGCGATGAGAGTTGAGGTGGAGATTCTTGATCAAACCATGCTCACTGCTGTTTTGTGTCAGATTCTGGACactttcacagacattaacgaaCCCCTGAAAAGGTTAATGGAGGCTGCGCTGGAACCTACTACTGTGCAATATTCTCCTGCTGGAGAGGATGGATTTCTAAGAAAACTTCAGCCTCTTATTACTGCCTTCTTCAGTCATGCTCATCAGATGCTCAAAGTGGCAAATTTTGTTCTGGCCCGGTGCACCAACCTCAAAATCTTTAAAGAAATTGAAGATCATGTAGACTGTTTAAATAGACTCCTTCCCACGGTGCCTCTACTCCTCGGGGAAATGAGCAAAGATCCTAATAAGATTAACATCCAGGAACAATTACAAACCTTCTATCAAAGATGGGCTTGGACAACAGAAAACTTGTTAGCGTGTGTTGATGAGACAATCAGCTTGCCCGAATTCCTCGATCTGTCTATTCAGGAAATGGCCGATCACAGACAGTGTTGTGAACAAGAACTAGAGAGTCAGAACTCTGGAAGGTTTTCATGGCATGCTGCGCATATGACCAGCCGAGCTGCTCGCGTGATCCAAGTTACTAACAGATTTGTGGATAAAGTCAGAGATCCCATTTTCAAGAATGGTTTGTTAGTTTTAGTTAAGCAACTGGAAATCTCCATTCTGGAAGTGAGAACTGCTACTAGCCACTGTTTAGGAGGCATCTCTTGTCTACAAACTAGAAACGCATTTTCAAAGAGAGTAAAGCATCTGATGGACTCCACTCGAAATGTCAGAGAGGGGCTGGATGAGTCTAATCATCCAGATATTCTGAGTCCGTTTCGGGAACAAATTCGGAGCCTTGACATTCCAAAAGAGCTGTGTTGCTTTTCAGCCCAGGACCATGTAGAGCTCAGACCACCAGATGTCATAAAACAGAGCACTAATCACAATACTGAATTAGTGGAAGAATTTTTAAGTGAACAGCTTCCGTCAGCCACCTCTCCTCTTGAGATGCTTCCAAGAGCAGGTAACTTATACCCAGGAAGAGTGGATTTACATCCTGTGATCAATGAACTCATCACTGCAGCAAAGAAACATGACATTACTGCTGTAAACATTGCTTGCTTTGGTTTACTTGAACTTTCCAACTGTTGTGTAGATGCATCTCAGGAAGCCTTACCAATTGTCAAGTCGCCACTGCTGGAAAAGCTGACCCACTACAGAAGGATAGTTCTATTAACACCATCTGTTATTAGCTTAGCTAGGGAGATAGGTCCAAACCCAGTTTCCAGAGCAGACAGACTTCTTCCAACAGCTGTTTTGTTATCAGAGAAGATTTGTGAAACTAACCAATGCCTGGTGGCTGTGGCAGGCCCTTGGTACAGTCTAGTCCAGCAGTTATTCTGCATGGTAGCTCCAGCAGACTTTCTGAAGAGCAAACAAACTTTGGATGAGATAATGCGGACTTTAGCAACAGTTGTTCAGCTAGCGGCTGATGTTGCACATACAGATTGTAAAGAGGAGTGCACAATAGTTCCTAAGATTCAGGAAAGTTTTGTACGGGTCCAAGCAAAATTCACATGTGCTCAGACTAATACAAAGCATTTACTTGAAAAGGCACTGTCTTCTGACTGCTTCCATTCTCACCAGGACCATCTTGAGGGGATCTGCCTTCTTTGGTCTATCAGCATACAGGTGCTCCTGAGTGCTGTGGATCAGCTCATAGGACGAGATGTTTTGTTCTTAGGTAAATTAAGGAATACAATGAAGCACAAGCTTCACTTGCGCGATGTCCTGGCAGCTGTCTCTGAGAGCTCTTTGAGAATACAGGAGGCAGCGCGGCTATCCTATCTTGCCTGTGCTGAACACAGCGTGCAGCGTGACATCCTAGCGCTCCGGGAGGAGGTAAAGGTACTAACTGAAGCTCTGTTGCAAGTGGTGGATGTTCTGGCTGTCTCCCCAGTGCCTGCTACATACTTGTCCATTCGTGCTGAGCTGCTCCAACGAGAGCTTGCTGTTAGAGTGAAAGCACTTCTGCTCCTCCTGACCAGCACCAATCAGGAGTACACGAGGGTCATCCAAAACATCCTCATACTGGCCTGGCCTCCTGCGCGTGcccagggaggtgatggaatgATGGTTAAACAGGCAGGTCAGATAATGGCAAATGTCCAACTGGTCAAGACCATCATAGAAGATGCTTTGGAGAACACAGCTCATCTAAAAATGCGGGAAAGCCTGCTCTCCCTGACAGACCACCTTCTCCTCCTTACTGCTGAGCTGCTAGGAAGAGCTGGTGAGCAACTTCAAAGCCAGCAGGACAAGGAGCTGGTCCAACTAGACTACATTGCATGGGAGTGGTCTGCTAAAGCTCACTATGTGGTGACACAACTTCAGTCAGTGAAGGACATCGATAAAGCCACCTTGGAGCTCGTTAAGCAGTGTTTACAAAACAGCGAGTCATGTGCTGTTGCAAACCAATGTCATGGCAAAGCAGAGCTCTCCCCCGCCAAGATACCCAGCACCAAACACCAGAATCTCACACACCAAGCCAATTCAGCAAATGCCTGGCCTACCATGAGTGAATCCAGAGGTTTAACTGCCAGGGATGCATTTGAAATCATG ggtaaaagcagcaacagcagggagGAAGTGCTCTGCTGA